Genomic segment of Dermochelys coriacea isolate rDerCor1 chromosome 16, rDerCor1.pri.v4, whole genome shotgun sequence:
gacaataaaatgttttacattCCAAAGCAGAGGCCTTCAATCTGGGGGCACGGAGTAATgttcggggtgggggaggatggagCCTGGACCAGCCCTGCTCATGACTGCTGCCTTGGCTGCCACCCCGCTCCCGAGGATCCATGccaggggtcctggctgccagccctgcgccTAGGTTCCGTGTCCAGTCATGGCTGCAGGCCTCAGCCACTGGCTGAACgtctgctcctgcccccacccccagctatgGCCCCTGCCCTGGCCTCCTTACCCCTGTCCGCATCCCCCCTCTCggagccacagccctgctcctagctctggggtgggggggctcaagGGGTGCAGggcaaaaagtttggggaccactgaagAAATACTCTAGCTGGAGCTAAGTCAGACTTTTTGTCTTTCTGTTTAATAATTTTAACCTGCTGCTATTCCACTGGAATTGGAAGCTGTGATAGTGTCtcctgaatttcaatttccagAAGCCAGATATTTTGGacatgaaaggcactatataaaatcTCCTGTTTATCCTCCTCTACCCTATTACTTTCAGTCCCCCAATCAGTACAGTATCCTCCTGGGGGTTCACCTTGttctttaaactttttaaacCTGATCAGGTCTCTCCCAGCCATCTTTAGGATTGATGTTTCTGACATTGTCCACACTTGAGGAATAAATTCCTCCAGTTTTCTTTTGACAGTCTCCAAATCCATTGCTGAACACATGGAACTTTCAAGGAACTCTTCATTATTCAACATCATAGAGTTTTCAGATTCTGTAAATCCAACATCCTGGTCTTCCTCATGTTCAGTTGCCACAGACTCTGGTAACCTGGTAAAGAGAAAAACTATATAGCTCAATGCTGTAGATGGTCATCAGCCTCCCTATGATTCTTCAGGCAAAGGGTAAGGAACTATATTCCTTACCTCATCCCAACCTATTTCTAACCTTACACTATAGCTGTAATTCCATTAAGGAATTCTGATACCAAATCCTGATCAAATGGTTTGTCAAGGTCATCAAAATCCCCAGCATGTAAATGTAGCTTATATCCATAGATGTTTTGATGGAGGATACTACTAAGAGAGATGCTGTTGCCTTATAAcatttccctttctctctgttaCTAATACCTTTGATTATTCATAGTGAAATAATGTTTAGAACATACTTTACATCACCAAATGCAGTAGCTCAGATAACTATGTGATGGATGCAATAGaaatgaggagagagaaaattcaAGCCTTACTTTCTCTTAGCTTCTGAGGTTGCTTGTTCAGAGTGTGACTGGAAAGGGAAATCAAACTTTCTAACCGGTACCATGGTTTCTTCAGAACAGCCATTATTATCCTCTGAAGtaaccttagaaatatcagcAGTCACATCCAGAGGATTTTCATCAAATACTGAAGAAATCTTTGTCATAACAGCCTTATCTTCTTTGGAGGATTTTCCACCTTCATGGGTTTTGTGGCATTTTTTGGGCACTACTGGGATGCTCATTTTAGTAGATGACCCTGACATCATAACCTCATCATTCCTTTCTTGGGAGGACATAGAATTTTGTTCTGAATATGACAAAAACGATGATGCGAAGGTTTCATCTCTGGCTTCTTGTGTATCACAGGGGAGGGTCcgttttctctttttctttttttggcttcTGCAATCATTTCCAAATGCATACAAGCCAGGCCGTTCGtttacctcatccacctcttctgacaaattcttttttctttttttcttcttagcAGATGCCTTTACATAAATATAATCAACACTCTCCAAAGTTGTGTCCACCTCTTGGTTCACAGGAATACAGAATATATTATTTTGCTCCTGCTCACTATcactgtgtttcttttttttctttgttttctttttggaagcATCTGTTACAGTTTCATTATTAATTTCACACTTCCTACTGATACAAGAATTATCTAGCCAAGAGTCTTGTTTCTCTtgcttggttttctttttttttgatttctttttatgAACATCAATGTCCTGGGAAGATTGATCTTCAAAGAGCAAAGGAGAATGAGGACAAACTTCCACACTCTGCATACATTTGCTTTCAAGGCTCTCACTATgttctctgtttttcttcttcatcTTTATAAAGTGCAGGATATGAAAATAATTTGTACTTGCTTCTTATGTCTGCTTCACTTTccctgaataataaaaaaaaagaagttttacTCAAGTGTCATAATTTACACAAGAAAACTTCATAAAAATCAACAACATACAATTGGATATCTTGATAATCTCCACATCAACACTGTTAAATAGAGTTACATGGAAGAAAAACAAGGATAGTTAAAATTACCACTGGCACTACTTCAGACTCATGCAGTTTTCCTGAAGAACCAAAACATTTAAGCTGTTGTGCTTTCAAATGcaattttactttgaaaagtgactaggtaaaagttggtccaataagtcCAATATACCTGCCATCCCCTGCACTCTCGACAGATTAACTAcacagctgttctgctctgcagactcagctacccagtcttccctctgaacctgagacacagactgttcacttatagatttaataattttattaagataatgttgaagaaaaaaaacggTTCAGAGTTTAGGcctagaagtttctggttatcagggaataagatacagattatcaaggggtgcaaaattcagtttaggagcgggtggcgtaaggaatacgtaatctgcaatctccccgattgggggtaaaagtctaatgggtcaaagtacagacattggagatatgggggtatgttgtccatataatggctatgttctgGTGTGGAggataatgagcggatacgatgatgaggatggatctaccctcatttggtgggatttaacgttcagtgagtttatggttccagttcatatgatccaatgaaaaaaaaaaaaaaaaaaaggtctctcagtccctttcccatagttgatgcacgatgttgtaccggctcacacctcctggtactgtcggtggccgatgatgtgttcaatgtagatgtccctggaccatcggattgtatctacatggagaaattcctctctcaacaaccttgtctccccaacaagctggccccaaacagccacttggttataggactgttcaactttcttaccagctttcacttcatctgagaccttctcaaaactatccacaatggatctttcaaaaggaaaatcagtggatccattcacaacagtaAATTTCTGgcagttaggaactgaaactttcttgattaaatcactttcacaccttTCAGTTgtagtaaactgcttgcaaagactaccatgaggattcctttccctaggagCTTTTCTAAGCAGCAATTCCTCACAAAAATTTTGCctttaccctcttcacctagggcttgcacTCACATTCACCATCATCTTTGGctcatcaggcggattcctaaaCAATTCCCTTTCAGGCAAACCCATAGACTCCCTAGATAAAAGAttagaagcattctccttccctttgccacacacaagttcaggaatcttttccttcttgctataAGTTTCCACAccatcagtaggtaacacaattaaatcacctctctgctctcCTTGTTCCCTGGCTAGGGTATCatcctgattagacagagttgctataCCCTATCCCAGCCACAcattagcaacaggcaaaatacaagcacaagAATTGTCTGGACTCAGGGATTTTGCTACAACACTAATtggatgcaacctagttacagtgccattctccctagcagatacaaacttaggaccattcccttcctgggcctTAGTTGAAttcagaaccaactctgagacaactgcactactTTCtgccatcacaggctgaaaggcaccttctgtctgctccacagacaaagaagagctggAGACACATTATCCTTTActagacacacagcttgggatctcatttcccttgtcccagcacacagggctgttcacagacaactgcttggaaaccagggtagctccctccataggcaagtcaattcTCCTGACAGACGCAGGAACATTTCCTTCACTATCACAATTCTCCAGACAGGAAACACTTaaggtataggtttcagagtagcagccgggttagcctgtattcacaaaaagaaaaaggagtacttgtggcaccttagagactaacaaatgtatttgagcataagctttcatgagctacagctcacttcattggatgcattcagtgaaaaatacagtggggagatttatatacataaagaacatgaaacaatgggtgataccatacacactgtaacaagagagtgatcacttaaggtgaactattgccagcaggagagcggggggggggggggggagaccttcTCAGTTCTTGATTTGTAGCTTTCTTTCTACAGCTTATCCTCTTTTCTGAACAAAAACCTTTGCCAATGCGCTCATATGCTCTTCACTGACCCATTGCAACTGCTCTTTAACCAACCAAACTGTCAATaccaaaattcaaatttggataCCGTGGGGTTCTGACTTAAAGTTtaattgacctggttctgtggatccAAGCATGACTACGCCACTGTAACAacgctggttctggtgggacccaactgagagtgccaattcagggcaaattgcttaaagcagggcagttacagcccaaggctggggtttctatgcacaccaaggcaaaccaaaccagccaaacagagaagccttcagttttaccccactagctaaccacaagtcacacaaacaattcccttagacactccagtttcccagtatcaccaccagtgccactcgttatggggacagatagttatgaaaaccaataagccagtaaaagaaa
This window contains:
- the TTF1 gene encoding transcription termination factor 1, whose translation is MKKKNREHSESLESKCMQSVEVCPHSPLLFEDQSSQDIDVHKKKSKKKKTKQEKQDSWLDNSCISRKCEINNETVTDASKKKTKKKKKHSDSEQEQNNIFCIPVNQEVDTTLESVDYIYVKASAKKKKRKKNLSEEVDEVNERPGLYAFGNDCRSQKKKKRKRTLPCDTQEARDETFASSFLSYSEQNSMSSQERNDEVMMSGSSTKMSIPVVPKKCHKTHEGGKSSKEDKAVMTKISSVFDENPLDVTADISKVTSEDNNGCSEETMVPVRKFDFPFQSHSEQATSEAKRKLPESVATEHEEDQDVGFTESENSMMLNNEEFLESSMCSAMDLETVKRKLEEFIPQVWTMSETSILKMAGRDLIRFKKFKEQGMPIKFGRFSQKENTQIQKNVEDFLSLTEIENAEKLLFTYRYPEEQEAITKLKTKYAFGMKIAEGIPRPWKQVYFRARKMFDPNNYKGRYSEDEKEKLKKYHAIHGNNWKKISEMMSRSTHSVAMKYSQIKSQVNSGPWSKEETQKLVRAVKETIQKRADLEDITSLLPAENSDGTLSVEREKLYKNISWIEIEAKVGTRYWRQCKQKWISIVTKKMSNGQNVYGGTKGLQAKIDLIKRLYEMKVEDANEVNWEELCEIIGDVPEAYVQAKFYKLKATSVPSWQTKTFPEIIDYLYAETLPLLEEKLEKRHKGPQSWDRLSSSCEKKVFQFSDIFDNSEDDADDND